Below is a genomic region from Granulicella sibirica.
TTTGTGCAGGTGCTGGTCGATCCCCTGATGGAGAAGCACCAGATGGGGATTGAGCTGATTCGGCAGAGATCTACATGCGAGAAGGGTGTGATCACCTTCGATCTGATGGATGAGCAGATGGAGGGGTACAGCAAGTTCATTCCGTACTATCTGCATCCGGATGCGACGTACGTGGTCGGGCTGAGTAAGTCGAAGTTCAGAACGAAGATCTCGGTGGGGACGAACCCCTGGACGACGAAGCCGGTGAGTGAGTTGATCAACCTTTCGGTGGTGTGCGAGCGCTATGGCGGAGGGGGACATGCGCGAGTGGGGGCGGTGAGTTTTCCGGCGGATGGGGAAGAGCTGGCGCGAAAGGCAGCAGCGGAGATCGAAGCGGAGCTGAAGGCAGCCTACCGGGAGTAGACCTGCGCTAGGTGAGAGATTCGCGGACGAGCCTGCCGATCTCGGAGAGCATGGTTGCGCGCTTGCTCTCGGGGCCGATGCATTGGGTGATGTAGGCGGCGACTATAACGGGAGGCCTGTTGGCAGGCCAGAGCACGGCGATGTCGTTGGTGGTGTGTTCGCCGTTCGAGCCGGTCTTGTCGGCGGCACGCCAGGCTGTGGGCAGGTTAGCGCGGAGCCGGTCGAGGCCGGTGAGGTTTGCCTCCATCCAGGTGGTGAGCTGCTCGCGGGATGATTGGGCGAGGACGTTTCCGAGAAGGATGGACTTCAGGTTGGTAACCATGGAGACGGGAGAGGTGGTGTCGCGTGGGTCGCCGGCGAGGGATTCGTTCAGAGTGGGCTCGGTGCGGTCGAGGCGGGTGACGGGATCGCCGATGGCGCGGCAGAAGGCCGTCATGCCAGCGGGGCCGCCGATGGACTCGAGGAGGATGTTGGCGGCGGTGTTGTCGCTTCGGGTGAGGGCGGCGTGGCAGAGGCTGGCGATGGACATGGTGGCGCCGGCGTGGGGTTCGGTCAATGGGGAGTTGCCGAGCAGGGGCTTGGGAGGGACGGCGGCGAGCCGATCGAGCGTCTCCTGATGGTGATCGACGCGCTGGAGAACGGCTGATGCGAGCAGGAATTTGAAGGTGCTGCACATGGGGAAGCGCTCGCCGGCGCGGTGACCGGAGCGTTCGCTGGTAGCGGTATCGAGGACCGCGACGCCGAGGCGTCCGCCGTTCGTCTGCTCGAGGCGAGCGAAAGCGGCGGGCAGTGGGGTGAAGCGACCCGGTTCGGCGTGGAGCAGCCGGGGCAGGGCGACCGTGGCGGCCAGGAATGTTCGGCGGTTGAGCATGGCATCCAGCAGAACATTCGGGGTCTGCGGGGGCTAGTGCGCATCTGGGTTCCGGGCTTGCCGAGCCTGTGGAAGGGAATGGAGCTGCGCTCTGTTTCGCGATGTGGCGGTCTCTCCGACTATGCTATTTCAATCCGATGTTTTTGAAAGGGCGTGTATGACGCTTCGTGCTGTTGCTGGTCTGATGGTTCTTGTTCTTGCGGGGTGTGGAATCGCCGGGGCGCAGACGCCTGCTCCCAGTGCGACGGAGGACTTCGTCAAGGAGCACTACGCGAAGTATGAGTTCAGGATTCCGATGCGGGATGGGGTGAAGCTGTTCGCCGCGGTTTACGTACCGCAGACGGGTTTCAAGGATGCTGGGCCCTATCCGTTCCTGATGACGCGGACGCCCTACAGCTGTGGACCCTATGGAGAGGATAAGACCCCGACTCGGCTTGGGGTTAGCCAAGAGCTACTGGAGTCTGGCTATATCTTTGTGTGCGAGGACGTAAGAGGACGTTACCAGAGCGAGGGTGAGTTTCTGGAGATGGCTCCGCATATCGATGACAAGAAGTCGCCGAAGGACGTTGATCCTTCGAGCGATATGTATGACACGGTGGAGTTCCTGCTGAAGCATGTGCCGAATAACAACGGCAAGGTGGGAATCACCGGGATCAGCTATCCGGGGTACTACACGTCGGCGAGCATCGCGGACTCGCATCCTGCGATCAAAGCGGCAAGCCCGCAGGCTCCGATGACGGATCTCTTCTTCAATGACGACGGATATCACGGTGGCGCGTTCATGTTGGCTGCGAACCATGGGTTCTATGTGTCCTTCAAGCCGCAAAAGGCGCCTGTGCTTCCGTCAGCAGAGAGAGGGACCTTCGATTTCGGAACTCCGGATGGGTATGAGTACTACCTGAGCAAAGGGAACCTCGCGACGCTCGATACGGAGGCGAATGGGACGAATGCGCTGTTTCATGACCAGGTGGTGCATGACACGTACGACGAGTATTGGAAGAAGCGGGATATGTCGCGGCATATGAAGAGTGTGCATGCGGCAGTGATGACGGTAGGTGGGTGGTTCGATGCGGAGGACCTGTCGGGGCCATTCAAGACGTTTCATGCGATCGATGAGTTCAACCCGGGAGCGGTGAATACGCTTGTGGTTGGGCCGTGGACGCATGGGGGATGGTCGATCTGGGATGGGGATCAGCTTGGCGATGTCCACTTCGGATCGAAGACGGGTGTGTTCTTCCGCAAGGAGATACAGTTTCCGTTCTTCGAGATGTATCTGAAGGATAAGAAGAGCGAGCCTCTGCCCAAGGCGTATGTGTTCGAGACGGGGTCGAATGTCTGGAAGAAGTACGCGGCGTGGCCACCAAAGGAGGCTTCGGCGAAGACGCTTTATTTCCATAAGGGCGGGATGCTGAGCTTCGATCCTCCGACGGATAAGACCGGCGTCGATGAGTACGTGAGCGATCCGGCTCACCCGGTACCGTTTGTGAATTTCACGACCGATACGGTGCCGCAGAGGTACATGGATGACGATCAGCGATTCGCGGCGCGGCGTTCGGATGTGCTGGTGTATGAGACGGAGCCGTTGAAGGAAGACGTCACGATTGCGGGGCCGGTGAAGCCTATGCTGAAGATCGCTTCGACGGGGACGGACTCTGACTTTGTGGTGAAGTTGATCGACGTGTATCCGAATGACTTTCCCAACCCGCCAGCACCGGGTGCGCCGATGGGAAAGAGGATACTTGGTGCGGCTCCGATTCTGATGGGCGGATATCAGCAGCTTGTTCGTGGAGAGCCGATGCGGGCGAAGTTCCGGGATAGCTGGGAGAAGCCAACAGCACTTGTACCTGGAAAAGTTACAAACGTAAACGCGGAGATGCCGGATGTGAATCACACGTTCCGGGCCGGGCACAGGATCATGGTGCAGGTGCAGAGCTCGTGGTTCCCGCTGGTGGATAGGAATCCACAGACGTTTACCGATATTCCATATGCGAAGCCTGACCAGTTTGTGAAGGCTACCGAGAGCGTGTATCGGAGCGCCTCGGAGGCGAGTGGGGTTGGGGTGCTGGTGGTGCCGCAACCTTAGTCACAAAGACAGAAACAGCGAACCCCGTCCGAAGTGCATTCTGCTTCGGGCGGGGTCGAGTGCTTTAGAGTAAACGTGAGGGACATCGCGACGATGGTTACGTTTGAAGAGCATATTCTTGGGCAGGATCAGGAGTTCAGCGAGGCGAGTGGGGCCTTCGGATGGATGCTGGGCGGGTTGACGCTGGCGGTGAAGCGGATCGAGGCGCAGATACGGTCGGCGGGGCTGAGCGACGTGTACGGGGCGCAAGGCACGGAGAACGTGCAGGGAGAGGCGCAGCAGAAGCTGGACGTAGTCGCAAATGACGCGATGATGGAATGCCTTGGAACGCGCGAGGGGGTGGCCGCGCTGGTGAGTGAAGAGGATGAAGCCGCAGTGGTGTTCGACGACGATCCGGCTACGGGTAAGTACATCCTGATCTTCGATCCTCTGGATGGTTCTTCGAACATCGATGTGAACGTGAATGTGGGGACGATCTTCAGTATTCATAAGCGGCTCCCCAAAGACTCGCTCGAGCACTCGATCCTGCAGCCGGGGATGAGGCAGGTGGTGGCGGGGTACGTCGTCTACGGGCCTTCGACCGTGCTTGTCTACACGGCGGGGCATGGGGTGCATGGATTCACGCTCGATGCGGCGTCGGGCGCGTTCGTGTTGACGAACGAGAACATGGTGATGCCGGAGCAGGGGCCCTACTACAGCGTGAATGAGGCGAATGCGGCGCAGTGGCCGGAGGCGTTCGCCGGGTATGTCGAGACGCTGCGGAATGGTGGGTTGGGACGAGAATACAGTTCGCGATATATCGGGAGCCTGGTGGCGGATTTTCATCGCACCCTTTTGAAGGGTGGGGTGTTTCTCTATCCGCCAACGAAGAAGCAGCCCGGTGGCAAGCTGAGGCTTCTCTATGAAGCGAATCCGCTGGCGTTTGTGGCGGAGCAGGCGGGTGGGATGGCAACAAGCGGAGGGGGAAGGATTCTCGATATCCAGCCGGTGAAGATTCACCAGAGGACGGCGTTTTGCGTGGGCGGCAAGCGGGAGATCGAGGCACTTCTGGCGGCGGTGGGGGCTAAGGGTTGAGCGTTGCGGAGAGGCTGTACTACGACGCGCAGGAGCTAATGGACTTCGGCGCGGTGGTTACGGATATCCGGCTGGAGTCGCGGGTCGACGGAAAGAACCGGTGGCAGGTAGCACTGGATCGGACGGCGTTTTATCCGGAGAGTGGCGGCCAGCCGTGGGACCTGGGAACGATTGAGGCAGTGGCTCGAAGTGGGGCGCGGCTTGAAGTTCCCGTGCTCGCAGTCGTGGAAGA
It encodes:
- the fbp gene encoding class 1 fructose-bisphosphatase, giving the protein MRDIATMVTFEEHILGQDQEFSEASGAFGWMLGGLTLAVKRIEAQIRSAGLSDVYGAQGTENVQGEAQQKLDVVANDAMMECLGTREGVAALVSEEDEAAVVFDDDPATGKYILIFDPLDGSSNIDVNVNVGTIFSIHKRLPKDSLEHSILQPGMRQVVAGYVVYGPSTVLVYTAGHGVHGFTLDAASGAFVLTNENMVMPEQGPYYSVNEANAAQWPEAFAGYVETLRNGGLGREYSSRYIGSLVADFHRTLLKGGVFLYPPTKKQPGGKLRLLYEANPLAFVAEQAGGMATSGGGRILDIQPVKIHQRTAFCVGGKREIEALLAAVGAKG
- a CDS encoding CocE/NonD family hydrolase — encoded protein: MTLRAVAGLMVLVLAGCGIAGAQTPAPSATEDFVKEHYAKYEFRIPMRDGVKLFAAVYVPQTGFKDAGPYPFLMTRTPYSCGPYGEDKTPTRLGVSQELLESGYIFVCEDVRGRYQSEGEFLEMAPHIDDKKSPKDVDPSSDMYDTVEFLLKHVPNNNGKVGITGISYPGYYTSASIADSHPAIKAASPQAPMTDLFFNDDGYHGGAFMLAANHGFYVSFKPQKAPVLPSAERGTFDFGTPDGYEYYLSKGNLATLDTEANGTNALFHDQVVHDTYDEYWKKRDMSRHMKSVHAAVMTVGGWFDAEDLSGPFKTFHAIDEFNPGAVNTLVVGPWTHGGWSIWDGDQLGDVHFGSKTGVFFRKEIQFPFFEMYLKDKKSEPLPKAYVFETGSNVWKKYAAWPPKEASAKTLYFHKGGMLSFDPPTDKTGVDEYVSDPAHPVPFVNFTTDTVPQRYMDDDQRFAARRSDVLVYETEPLKEDVTIAGPVKPMLKIASTGTDSDFVVKLIDVYPNDFPNPPAPGAPMGKRILGAAPILMGGYQQLVRGEPMRAKFRDSWEKPTALVPGKVTNVNAEMPDVNHTFRAGHRIMVQVQSSWFPLVDRNPQTFTDIPYAKPDQFVKATESVYRSASEASGVGVLVVPQP
- the bla gene encoding class A beta-lactamase; the encoded protein is MLNRRTFLAATVALPRLLHAEPGRFTPLPAAFARLEQTNGGRLGVAVLDTATSERSGHRAGERFPMCSTFKFLLASAVLQRVDHHQETLDRLAAVPPKPLLGNSPLTEPHAGATMSIASLCHAALTRSDNTAANILLESIGGPAGMTAFCRAIGDPVTRLDRTEPTLNESLAGDPRDTTSPVSMVTNLKSILLGNVLAQSSREQLTTWMEANLTGLDRLRANLPTAWRAADKTGSNGEHTTNDIAVLWPANRPPVIVAAYITQCIGPESKRATMLSEIGRLVRESLT